One part of the Moorena sp. SIOASIH genome encodes these proteins:
- a CDS encoding DUF1517 domain-containing protein: MSSWRDRLNKFGGKTRFVVFRLFVHLAGSEVTPLLGVLNRAAREAVESDGDLNVLGEELVAICQNLLQLQIYWQSAANEGDVFWKEGEAGDYVNELFTDSAGRYLSEPDFTTPLGDNEPLSLPVTQNVIVMITVAYEGEVPELETNLASVESLEAGLKALINLHYQESLQAIQVHFSPAQLGDELTDEQILLNFPELVPL, encoded by the coding sequence ATGAGTTCTTGGCGCGATCGCTTAAATAAATTTGGTGGCAAAACTAGATTTGTAGTTTTTCGTTTGTTTGTACACTTAGCTGGTTCAGAAGTAACACCCTTGTTGGGGGTACTCAATCGTGCGGCACGGGAGGCCGTTGAGTCAGACGGGGATTTGAACGTGTTAGGGGAAGAACTGGTAGCAATTTGTCAAAACCTGCTACAGCTGCAGATCTACTGGCAATCGGCAGCGAATGAAGGGGATGTCTTCTGGAAGGAAGGAGAAGCTGGGGACTACGTTAATGAACTGTTTACTGACTCAGCTGGGCGCTATCTGTCTGAACCAGATTTCACTACACCCTTAGGTGACAACGAACCTTTATCCCTACCTGTGACCCAAAACGTAATTGTTATGATCACAGTAGCCTACGAAGGGGAAGTTCCTGAACTAGAAACGAACCTAGCTAGTGTTGAGTCCCTCGAAGCAGGTCTGAAGGCATTGATTAATCTCCACTATCAGGAAAGTTTGCAAGCTATCCAGGTTCACTTCTCTCCAGCACAGTTGGGTGACGAACTGACTGATGAACAAATTTTACTCAATTTCCCGGAACTGGTTCCGCTCTAA